DNA from Kitasatospora herbaricolor:
GACTTCAGATCTGCTGGCCATGTCGATTCAGGGTGGGTGGCTCGTGGTGTCGTACCGGCGTGTCAGGATCGCGGGCGGACCAGTCCGTCTGTTTAAGGGGGCGTTGTGGGGCGTTCGTTGCGTGTGGGTGATGTGCTCCGGTACACGGCTGCGAAAGACACCGCGCCGGCGGCCATCGACGGCTTCGGCAACTTCTATTTCGTTACCGACAGTCCTGGTCAGAAGCGCGCACTGCTCGAAGCCGGTATCAATGCCATGGCCAAGGTCAAGACAGGGGAGGGTATGCGGCGGCCGGCAGTGATGATCCGGTCGAGCCCGTGGAAGGCAGGGTCCGAACAGACTCCGTGGCACGACGTCTTCGACGTGACCAATGGGCATGTCCGTTACTTCGGCGACCACAAGCCCGACACGACGAAGCCGGTCGGTAGCACCACGGGCAATGCCGCGCTGCTGGAGGCGTTCGACAGTCACCAGGCACCCACGGCCGTCGGGCGAGCTGCTGCGGCGCCTCTGCTGCTGTTCCGCTCCGTGTCGAAGAACGGCAAGGTCAAGGGCCATGTCGAGTTCTGCGGGGTTGGCCTGATCGAACGTGCGGAGCGGGTGCTTCAGTGGGGAGGGCCGGACCGGACGACGTTCACCAACTATGTCTTCGACCTCGTGGTGGTCGACCTCACCGCAGAGGACGACAAGTTGGACTGGGACTGGGTCACCGCTCGGCGTGACCCTGCTCGGTCGGATGCCGAAGTGTTGAAGTTGGCCCCCGCGGCATGGCGCGAGTGGGTTAAGCACGGGCAGTCGGTGCTGCCGAAGGTGCGCCGGCGGGTAGCACGCGCACAGGTGGTCAAGGTGCGAGACCAGAAGCCCGCGACCGGGAGCAAGATCGAATCCGATCTGCAGACGGTCTACAAGCGGTTCGACGACGACAAGCACGCGTTCGAGGTGCTCGCCGCGATCGTGGCGGCGAAGGTGATGCGGGCATCCGGGCACAGTTATGACGAAGGCTGGCTCACCCGTCGCTCGGGAGACGGCGGCGCCGACTTCGTCGGTCGGTTGGACCTGGGCAGTGGTCTGGCCGGCACGAAACTGGTCGTTCTTGGGCAGGCGAAATGCATCAAGCCGGGGACCCTGGTGTCGGCCGAGCAGATTGCACGGGTGGTCGCTCGACTCAGGCGCGGGTGGATCGGCGTGTACGTCACCACGGGGTCGTACTCGGAGCCGGCGCAGTTGGAGATGGTCGAGGACCAATACCCGGTAGTGCTGATCAACGGGCAGGATCTGATCAAGGAGCTGCACGAGATCGCGGGCAAGGACCACGGCGGCGATCTCATGACCTGCGTCGAAGACCTGTTGAGCAGTCGATCACTGGAAGTCCTCAACCGAAGGCCCGAGGAGATCCTTCTCGATTGAGCCGTTA
Protein-coding regions in this window:
- a CDS encoding restriction endonuclease; translation: MGRSLRVGDVLRYTAAKDTAPAAIDGFGNFYFVTDSPGQKRALLEAGINAMAKVKTGEGMRRPAVMIRSSPWKAGSEQTPWHDVFDVTNGHVRYFGDHKPDTTKPVGSTTGNAALLEAFDSHQAPTAVGRAAAAPLLLFRSVSKNGKVKGHVEFCGVGLIERAERVLQWGGPDRTTFTNYVFDLVVVDLTAEDDKLDWDWVTARRDPARSDAEVLKLAPAAWREWVKHGQSVLPKVRRRVARAQVVKVRDQKPATGSKIESDLQTVYKRFDDDKHAFEVLAAIVAAKVMRASGHSYDEGWLTRRSGDGGADFVGRLDLGSGLAGTKLVVLGQAKCIKPGTLVSAEQIARVVARLRRGWIGVYVTTGSYSEPAQLEMVEDQYPVVLINGQDLIKELHEIAGKDHGGDLMTCVEDLLSSRSLEVLNRRPEEILLD